Proteins co-encoded in one Stomoxys calcitrans chromosome 5, idStoCalc2.1, whole genome shotgun sequence genomic window:
- the LOC106088816 gene encoding general odorant-binding protein 56a-like, which translates to MKTFISLAVICLFVTVFAKHELTEEQRAEMKANVELCAKEENISEAEVTKFMKEDYANPTEDFKCLTTCFFEKEGTLKDGVVQEEFVIKKWGPTIGEDNIKKIYEKCHGIKAENRCETGFKILECCKQAKEAL; encoded by the exons ATGAAGACTTTTATCAGCTTAGCAGTTATTTGCCTTTTCGTCACGGTTTTTGCCAAA CATGAACTTACAGAGGAACAAAGAGCTGAAATGAAAGCTAATGTTGAGCTATGTGCCAAGGAGGAAAATATTTCCGAAGCTGAAGTTACAAAATTCATGAAAGAGGATTACGCCAATCCCACCGAGGACTTCAAATGTTTGACAACTTGCTTCTTCGAAAAGGAAGGTACATTGAAGGATGGCGTAGTTCAAGAAGAATTTGTAATCAAAAAATGGGGTCCCACCATCGGGGAGGACAATATTAAAAAGATATACGAAAAATGCCATGGTATTAAGGCTGAAAATCGTTGTGAGACTGGTTTCAAAATTCTTGAATGCTGCAAGCAAGCTAAAGAGGCTTTGTAA